Proteins from a genomic interval of Pseudomonas sp. RC10:
- the sctD gene encoding type III secretion system inner membrane ring subunit SctD, with protein MFELRVLTGLHQGAALPLVGEQWVIGSDEEQDLALHDPGVEQVHCRLQRQGEGFVLNAAEGQIGDQEGHRHATAELIPNTAFVLGSVWLCVSAAEDAWPSVPVVIPQPRVEAAQETPVTEPPDPAPDARSSAPPLEKVESRSRLLNRTTGVIVGVLLGVAGSAWSLTRSSGSPDTVAAVAMVQPSKPSAATTKPALKPVAEPASKRIHLANVDDTRRQLTTMLSDRLLSGVDVQQTPEGLVLSGNLKAESQVVYQRMLQRFKDRYDTPVGVIDNVTTSSNGLPFTIVQIMSGPHAHLVTADGHRLYVGDELAGLRLTRIDDNRIQFDGERHYEVNW; from the coding sequence ATGTTTGAATTACGGGTGTTGACCGGCCTGCATCAAGGCGCTGCCCTGCCCCTGGTGGGTGAACAATGGGTGATCGGCTCGGACGAGGAGCAGGACCTGGCGCTGCACGACCCGGGTGTCGAACAGGTGCATTGCCGCTTGCAGCGCCAAGGCGAAGGGTTCGTGCTGAACGCGGCCGAGGGTCAGATCGGCGATCAGGAAGGCCATCGTCACGCGACCGCCGAACTGATCCCCAACACCGCGTTCGTGCTGGGTTCGGTGTGGCTGTGCGTGTCGGCGGCCGAAGATGCGTGGCCATCGGTGCCGGTTGTCATCCCGCAACCTCGGGTCGAAGCCGCGCAGGAAACGCCTGTGACCGAGCCGCCCGACCCTGCACCAGACGCCCGCAGCAGCGCACCCCCGCTGGAAAAAGTCGAGTCGCGCTCAAGGCTGTTGAACCGCACCACCGGGGTCATCGTCGGCGTGTTGTTGGGCGTTGCTGGCAGCGCCTGGAGCCTGACCCGTAGCAGCGGCAGTCCGGACACGGTGGCCGCCGTCGCCATGGTCCAACCGTCGAAGCCTTCCGCAGCAACCACAAAACCCGCCTTGAAACCCGTCGCGGAACCTGCTTCAAAACGTATTCACCTGGCCAATGTCGACGACACCCGGCGCCAGCTCACCACCATGCTCAGCGACCGCCTGCTCAGTGGCGTCGATGTGCAGCAGACGCCCGAAGGTCTGGTGTTGAGCGGCAACCTGAAAGCCGAGTCGCAGGTGGTGTATCAGCGCATGCTGCAACGCTTCAAAGACCGTTATGACACGCCCGTCGGCGTGATCGACAACGTCACCACGTCCAGCAACGGCCTGCCGTTCACCATCGTGCAGATCATGTCCGGGCCGCACGCGCATCTGGTCACGGCGGACGGGCATCGGCTGTACGTCGGCGATGAACTGGCCGGGTTGCGCCTGACCCGCATCGACGACAATCGCATTCAGTTCGACGGCGAACGGCATTACGAGGTGAACTGGTGA
- the sctV gene encoding type III secretion system export apparatus subunit SctV, which yields MDRVINLLNQLALAAMRRSEIVGAFVVIAIVFMMITPLPTGLVDVLIAINICISCLLIMLAMHLPRPLAFSTFPAVLLLTTMFRLALSISTTRLILLNQDAGHIVEAFGQFVVGGNLAVGMVIFLILTVVNFLVITKGSERVAEVGARFTLDAMPGKQMSIDSDLRANLISVHEARRRRSELGKESQLFGAMDGAMKFVNGDAIASLIIVAINMIGGIAIGVVQHNMTAGDALQVYTVLTIGDGLIAQIPALLISVTCGMIITRVPDEDRAEANIGRQIAEQITSQPKAWIIAAVAMLGFAALPGMPTAVFIVISIVCGTGGLLQLHRAKPQAEQVQAVAVAPEMNGREDLRTFSPSRQFVLQFHPSQNPAQVEALVSEIRQRRNRLVVQYGLTLPSFIIEQAEHLPPDEFRFSVYEVPLLKATFTQSHVAVDARMVEESPDAGVYGSVERQEGQWLWLPYDDPQLQNHDVERVDAMTLIIERMERALQSCGPQFIGLQETKAILGWLESEQPELAQEMQRVLPLARFSAVLQRLASECVPLRAIRVIAETLIEHGQHEREVTVLADYVRIALKSQIYHQYCGAEGLLVWVLTPESEGILRDGLRQTQTETFFALDNETSQLLVQQLHIAFPLRTAERAVLLVAQDLRSPLRTLLQEEFYHVPVLSFAEINNAAQVKVLGRFDLEEDLEALDNEYAA from the coding sequence ATGGATCGTGTCATCAACCTGCTCAACCAACTCGCCTTGGCGGCCATGCGCCGCTCGGAAATCGTCGGCGCTTTTGTGGTGATCGCCATCGTCTTCATGATGATCACGCCGCTGCCCACGGGCCTGGTGGACGTGCTGATTGCCATCAACATCTGTATTTCCTGCCTGCTGATCATGCTCGCGATGCACCTGCCCCGCCCGCTGGCGTTCTCGACTTTCCCGGCGGTGCTGCTGCTGACGACGATGTTCCGTCTGGCGCTGTCGATTTCCACCACCCGGCTGATTCTGCTCAATCAGGACGCCGGGCACATCGTCGAAGCCTTCGGCCAGTTCGTGGTCGGCGGCAACCTGGCGGTGGGCATGGTGATCTTCCTGATCCTCACCGTGGTCAATTTCCTGGTGATCACCAAGGGTTCCGAGCGGGTGGCGGAAGTCGGCGCGCGGTTCACGCTGGACGCCATGCCCGGCAAGCAGATGTCCATCGACAGCGATTTGCGCGCCAACCTGATCAGCGTTCATGAAGCCCGCCGTCGTCGCTCTGAGCTGGGCAAGGAAAGCCAGTTGTTCGGCGCCATGGACGGGGCGATGAAGTTCGTCAACGGCGACGCCATCGCCAGCCTGATCATCGTCGCGATCAACATGATCGGCGGCATCGCCATCGGCGTGGTCCAGCACAACATGACGGCGGGCGATGCCTTGCAGGTCTACACCGTGCTGACCATCGGCGACGGCCTCATCGCGCAGATTCCAGCGCTGCTGATTTCGGTCACCTGCGGCATGATCATCACCCGCGTGCCGGACGAGGACCGCGCCGAGGCCAATATCGGTCGGCAGATCGCCGAGCAGATCACCAGCCAGCCCAAGGCCTGGATCATCGCCGCCGTGGCCATGCTCGGCTTCGCCGCGCTGCCGGGCATGCCGACTGCGGTGTTCATCGTCATTTCGATCGTCTGCGGCACGGGCGGGTTGCTGCAACTGCACCGCGCCAAACCCCAGGCGGAACAGGTGCAGGCGGTGGCCGTGGCGCCGGAGATGAACGGCCGCGAAGACTTGCGGACCTTTTCGCCGAGTCGTCAGTTCGTCCTGCAATTCCACCCCAGCCAGAACCCGGCGCAGGTCGAGGCGCTGGTCAGCGAGATTCGCCAGCGTCGCAACCGGCTGGTGGTGCAATACGGCCTGACCCTGCCCTCCTTCATCATCGAACAGGCCGAACACCTGCCACCGGATGAATTCCGCTTTTCCGTCTACGAGGTGCCGCTGCTCAAAGCGACGTTCACCCAAAGCCACGTGGCGGTGGATGCGCGGATGGTTGAAGAATCGCCGGACGCCGGGGTCTACGGCAGCGTCGAGCGGCAGGAAGGCCAATGGCTGTGGCTGCCTTATGACGACCCGCAATTGCAGAACCATGACGTCGAGCGGGTGGACGCCATGACCCTGATCATCGAGCGCATGGAGCGCGCCTTGCAGTCCTGCGGCCCGCAATTCATCGGCTTGCAGGAAACCAAGGCGATCCTCGGCTGGCTGGAAAGCGAACAACCGGAACTCGCCCAGGAAATGCAACGGGTGCTGCCACTGGCGCGGTTCTCGGCGGTGTTGCAACGTCTGGCGTCGGAGTGCGTGCCGCTTCGGGCCATTCGGGTGATCGCCGAAACCCTCATCGAACACGGCCAGCACGAACGGGAAGTGACGGTGCTGGCCGACTACGTGCGCATCGCCCTGAAGTCGCAGATCTACCACCAATACTGCGGCGCCGAAGGGTTGCTGGTGTGGGTGCTGACCCCGGAAAGCGAAGGCATCTTGCGCGACGGCCTGCGCCAGACCCAGACCGAAACCTTCTTCGCGCTGGACAACGAGACCAGCCAGTTGCTGGTGCAGCAGCTGCACATCGCCTTCCCGCTCCGCACCGCCGAACGCGCGGTGCTGCTCGTGGCTCAGGACCTGCGCAGCCCGCTGCGGACCCTGTTGCAGGAAGAGTTCTATCACGTGCCGGTGCTGTCGTTCGCCGAAATCAACAACGCTGCGCAGGTCAAGGTGCTGGGCCGCTTCGACCTCGAAGAAGACCTGGAAGCGCTGGACAACGAGTACGCCGCGTGA
- the sctW gene encoding type III secretion system gatekeeper subunit SctW has translation MKISAPAAPQALHTPEPALAKNAATVTTPPRTNLPNLGGTSPQQVARFASALVQQSRSLGQRELVASGNALQSRAAKLGELYQLLMGSQDSGLDDAARKMRKQLQKERAASLEQILDFSEGDPAKAHVVLQAARKQAQADGATGEHVVLTQQLKLLRRQYGQRARAGINSAKAFARSGIDNKRRGALRNLYGVAVSGQPNITGLIDALLNEQEQAGEFELNLRDMRSALADDLSALTPSTSPQQLRTLMHGLNTARHVATLLQSCEHLLGRMRNKNPGVQVDSAAFLKHLLALSAKGMSLNETLQLTQHIGGKQLKHQLAFLNGLRPMLQQLPILLWRDMKSRQNALGNLLILMAELTRLEQNPQQGGLA, from the coding sequence ATGAAGATCTCCGCTCCCGCTGCTCCTCAAGCGTTGCACACCCCTGAGCCCGCCCTCGCGAAGAACGCGGCGACGGTCACGACGCCCCCGCGCACCAACCTGCCGAACCTGGGCGGCACCTCGCCGCAACAGGTGGCCCGTTTCGCGTCGGCGCTGGTGCAACAGAGCCGCAGCCTGGGTCAGCGCGAACTGGTGGCGAGCGGCAATGCCTTGCAGTCTCGCGCGGCGAAGCTGGGGGAGTTGTATCAACTGTTGATGGGCAGTCAGGATTCCGGGCTCGACGACGCGGCCCGCAAGATGCGCAAACAGTTGCAAAAGGAACGGGCCGCCAGCCTTGAGCAGATTCTCGATTTTTCCGAAGGCGATCCCGCGAAGGCGCACGTGGTGCTTCAGGCCGCGAGAAAGCAGGCGCAAGCGGACGGCGCCACCGGCGAACACGTGGTCCTGACCCAACAATTGAAGCTGCTGCGCCGCCAATACGGCCAGCGGGCGCGCGCGGGAATCAACAGCGCCAAGGCCTTCGCCCGCTCGGGCATCGACAACAAACGGCGGGGCGCCCTGCGCAACCTGTACGGCGTGGCCGTGTCCGGTCAACCCAACATCACCGGCCTGATCGATGCCCTCCTCAATGAACAGGAGCAGGCCGGCGAGTTCGAACTCAACCTGCGGGACATGCGCAGCGCCCTCGCCGACGACCTCTCCGCCCTCACCCCTTCCACATCGCCCCAGCAATTGCGCACGCTGATGCACGGCCTCAACACGGCGCGCCACGTCGCGACCCTGCTGCAAAGCTGCGAACACCTGCTGGGGCGGATGCGCAACAAAAACCCCGGCGTCCAGGTGGATTCCGCCGCATTCCTCAAACACCTGCTCGCGCTGTCCGCCAAAGGCATGAGCCTCAATGAAACCCTGCAACTGACCCAGCACATCGGCGGCAAACAGCTCAAGCATCAGCTCGCGTTCCTCAACGGTCTGCGGCCGATGTTGCAGCAATTGCCGATTCTCCTGTGGCGCGACATGAAAAGCCGCCAGAACGCCTTGGGCAACCTGCTCATCCTCATGGCCGAGCTGACTCGGCTGGAACAGAACCCGCAGCAAGGGGGCCTCGCCTGA
- a CDS encoding RNA polymerase sigma factor: MFPSLALLDIEPKKRHQPISGIRQLTSDQIKMIRAFIQKRVMNPDDVDDILQCTFLEALRSEHKFQNASKPQTWLCGIALNLIRNHFRKMYRQPYQESWEDQTHTELDSQGDIGHQVDGHRQLDRVVKAIGTLPSNMQRVIEVSLEMDGNYQETASSLGVPIGTVRSRLSRAREQLKRQMDPFS, from the coding sequence ATGTTCCCAAGCCTCGCACTGCTCGACATCGAACCTAAAAAGCGCCACCAGCCGATCTCCGGCATCCGCCAATTGACGAGCGATCAGATCAAGATGATTCGTGCATTCATTCAGAAGCGCGTGATGAATCCGGACGACGTTGACGACATCCTGCAATGCACTTTTCTAGAGGCGCTGCGCAGCGAACACAAGTTCCAGAACGCGAGCAAACCGCAGACGTGGTTGTGCGGGATCGCGCTGAACCTGATCCGCAATCACTTTCGCAAAATGTATCGTCAGCCCTATCAGGAGAGCTGGGAGGACCAGACCCACACCGAACTCGACAGCCAGGGTGACATCGGGCATCAGGTGGACGGCCACCGCCAACTGGATCGCGTGGTCAAGGCCATCGGGACCTTGCCATCGAACATGCAGCGGGTGATCGAAGTGTCACTGGAAATGGACGGCAACTATCAGGAAACCGCGAGTTCGCTGGGGGTGCCGATTGGCACGGTGCGTTCGCGCCTGTCCCGTGCCAGGGAACAGTTGAAACGTCAGATGGACCCGTTCAGTTGA
- a CDS encoding type III effector HrpK domain-containing protein → MRISNSPYSGIAPQSDSGESAQSLPLAKSASTLLSQGANPNVQFGAATAQPSGDVAATEKQLLSLLLQLFKGNAQAPQTPQTPPQGTPANTSSSATSSANTPTQAPASASKPNAVSDVSASTPTDASQPTDQPKSTEASFLDDSKYSSPKELERWAPMVANLPPDQREQAAKELNRPIAAARMAAEKGPDAAKAMDFINANPALKTAVDTGKHGGKADGKITDGDLKAFAKNMQKAADSADKDISNYQKDHPDADPQSMELVRSAALMRANEPLTKAADPKHAAGTDGETKVDGLTSADGLKALQSDNPGLAGPLKQAAKTWSQPGLLTQIDQGGLEGRSLAAHSPDKLFSASNISDWIKKQAPTNGGEFASVLSDAATLNSVANTDISKLGKDVFDNPTAYTGEQKAAVMVKLQQTQQSVVAGEDLRKTGKTEDALNEKIGQLQADPDVQAFLDQQIPQQSRNLVNSTPSLQKAVNEQMQKVNSGEALQTDLNTADKATSKDKPNADYSSALGGLSAQLQMQQDLLGPNANVPTAQQVLGQRPDLQGKVQDSYVSNFSEGGAVKQLLNQKKADGEQALNSADAQKAAYDSVLPQDFVQGQQQNYVQSTFAQLQDSKPGRKMLDEASKGDKDHAPSQVAKMASHMGPAAFQSIAGFASVSDMLARGDKTDAAKTIYDSTKSGLSAAKQGYDAVAKSAGRAGLGEVAAKVGGRVAGMVVGEAAGMAAGAAIGASIPVVGWIADAAMSLGFGISAIIEAVKKHKAQKAFDHNVDPVLDQFGIPKAH, encoded by the coding sequence ATGCGTATTTCGAACAGCCCCTACAGCGGTATCGCACCTCAGTCCGACAGCGGCGAGTCGGCTCAATCCCTGCCACTGGCAAAATCAGCCAGCACGTTGCTGAGTCAGGGCGCGAACCCCAATGTCCAGTTCGGCGCGGCGACGGCTCAGCCTTCCGGGGACGTCGCCGCGACTGAAAAGCAATTGCTGTCTCTGCTGTTGCAACTGTTCAAAGGCAATGCGCAAGCCCCGCAGACACCGCAAACCCCGCCCCAAGGCACGCCGGCCAACACGTCATCGTCGGCCACATCCTCGGCCAACACGCCCACACAAGCCCCGGCCAGCGCCAGCAAACCCAACGCTGTCAGCGACGTCAGCGCCTCGACACCCACCGATGCCAGCCAACCCACCGACCAGCCCAAATCCACCGAAGCCAGCTTCCTCGACGACTCGAAATACTCATCGCCCAAAGAGCTGGAACGTTGGGCGCCGATGGTCGCCAACTTGCCGCCGGACCAGCGCGAGCAGGCCGCCAAGGAGCTGAACCGGCCCATCGCCGCCGCGCGCATGGCCGCTGAAAAAGGCCCGGACGCCGCCAAGGCCATGGACTTCATCAACGCCAACCCGGCGCTGAAAACCGCCGTGGACACCGGCAAACACGGCGGCAAGGCTGACGGCAAGATCACCGACGGTGACCTCAAGGCCTTCGCCAAAAACATGCAAAAGGCCGCCGACAGCGCCGACAAAGACATCTCGAATTACCAGAAAGACCACCCGGACGCCGATCCGCAGTCAATGGAACTGGTGCGCAGCGCCGCCCTGATGCGCGCCAACGAACCGCTGACCAAGGCCGCCGACCCCAAGCACGCGGCGGGCACGGACGGCGAAACCAAAGTCGACGGGCTGACCAGCGCCGACGGTTTGAAAGCCCTGCAGAGCGACAACCCCGGACTGGCCGGACCGCTCAAACAGGCGGCCAAGACCTGGTCGCAGCCGGGTCTCCTGACCCAGATCGACCAGGGCGGTCTGGAAGGGCGGTCACTGGCGGCCCACAGCCCCGATAAACTGTTCAGCGCCAGCAACATCAGCGACTGGATCAAGAAACAGGCGCCCACCAACGGCGGTGAATTCGCCAGCGTGTTGAGCGACGCCGCGACCCTCAATTCGGTCGCCAACACCGACATCAGCAAGCTGGGCAAGGACGTCTTCGACAACCCTACGGCCTACACCGGCGAGCAAAAGGCTGCGGTGATGGTCAAGTTGCAACAGACCCAGCAAAGCGTCGTGGCCGGGGAAGACCTGCGCAAGACCGGCAAGACCGAAGACGCACTCAACGAGAAAATCGGCCAGTTGCAGGCCGACCCGGATGTGCAAGCCTTCCTCGATCAGCAGATCCCGCAGCAGTCGCGCAACCTGGTCAACAGCACGCCGAGCCTGCAAAAGGCCGTCAACGAGCAGATGCAGAAGGTCAACAGCGGTGAGGCCTTGCAGACTGATTTGAACACCGCCGACAAGGCCACCAGCAAGGACAAACCCAACGCCGATTACAGCAGTGCCCTCGGCGGATTGTCCGCGCAACTGCAAATGCAACAGGACCTGCTGGGGCCGAACGCCAACGTGCCCACCGCGCAACAGGTGCTGGGCCAACGCCCGGACCTGCAAGGCAAGGTTCAGGACTCGTACGTCAGTAATTTCAGCGAAGGCGGCGCGGTCAAGCAGCTGCTGAACCAGAAGAAAGCCGACGGCGAGCAAGCCTTGAATAGCGCCGACGCGCAAAAGGCGGCCTACGACAGTGTGTTGCCGCAGGATTTCGTGCAGGGCCAACAACAGAACTACGTGCAGTCCACCTTCGCCCAGCTTCAGGACTCCAAACCCGGCCGCAAGATGCTCGACGAAGCGAGCAAGGGCGACAAGGACCACGCGCCGTCCCAGGTCGCGAAAATGGCCTCCCACATGGGCCCGGCAGCGTTCCAGTCCATCGCAGGCTTCGCCTCTGTCTCGGACATGCTGGCCCGCGGCGACAAGACCGACGCCGCCAAGACGATTTACGACAGCACCAAATCCGGCCTGTCAGCCGCCAAGCAAGGCTACGACGCGGTGGCGAAATCCGCCGGGCGCGCCGGGTTGGGTGAAGTGGCCGCGAAAGTCGGCGGGCGCGTCGCGGGCATGGTCGTCGGTGAAGCCGCCGGGATGGCAGCCGGGGCCGCCATCGGCGCCTCGATTCCGGTGGTCGGCTGGATCGCCGACGCCGCCATGAGCCTGGGTTTCGGGATCTCCGCGATCATCGAAGCCGTGAAGAAGCACAAGGCGCAGAAAGCCTTCGACCACAACGTCGACCCGGTCCTGGACCAATTCGGCATTCCGAAGGCCCATTGA
- a CDS encoding transglycosylase SLT domain-containing protein, giving the protein MLFASPTQSQVNFAPPNSQDPQVDASNPASSTDQQAGVVQQIMSLLMQLIQMLMQNNPNSPSNAQNLATQNPATGSGSGAGSGAVDGAGSGAGSGEGASGAEGAGAPTSNAASAVPGDTSLTGSGDLHLPKQLEPYRNDIMDASNATGVPPSVLAGQIWAESRGQLGQDTTNVNGKTDAGLMQVNADTFAGLKKENPDLLGNADVNNAHDNIMAGALYMRDQKEAFGDWGSALRAYNSGPDKVSKGDLANAGGVGDPDYVNNVMNFAKIIESGQGQLPG; this is encoded by the coding sequence TTGCTGTTCGCCAGCCCGACGCAGTCCCAGGTCAATTTCGCGCCGCCCAACAGCCAGGACCCGCAGGTGGACGCCAGCAACCCGGCCTCCAGCACTGATCAACAAGCGGGCGTGGTGCAGCAGATCATGAGCCTGCTGATGCAATTGATCCAGATGCTCATGCAGAACAACCCCAACAGCCCGTCCAACGCGCAAAACCTCGCGACGCAGAACCCGGCCACTGGCAGCGGAAGCGGTGCCGGCAGCGGCGCAGTGGACGGGGCGGGTTCCGGCGCAGGTTCGGGCGAGGGCGCGTCGGGTGCAGAGGGCGCTGGGGCTCCAACGAGCAACGCCGCCAGCGCGGTGCCGGGCGATACGTCGCTCACCGGTTCAGGCGATCTGCACCTGCCCAAGCAGCTCGAACCGTACCGCAACGACATCATGGACGCCTCGAACGCCACGGGCGTTCCGCCGAGCGTGCTGGCCGGGCAGATCTGGGCCGAGTCCCGTGGCCAGTTGGGCCAGGACACCACCAACGTCAACGGCAAGACCGATGCGGGCCTGATGCAGGTCAACGCCGATACCTTCGCCGGTCTGAAAAAGGAAAACCCCGATCTGCTGGGCAACGCCGACGTGAACAACGCCCACGACAACATCATGGCGGGCGCGCTGTACATGCGCGATCAGAAAGAGGCGTTCGGCGACTGGGGTTCCGCGCTGCGGGCCTACAACTCCGGCCCGGACAAGGTCAGCAAGGGTGACCTGGCCAACGCAGGCGGCGTGGGCGATCCCGACTACGTCAACAACGTCATGAACTTCGCGAAGATCATCGAAAGCGGTCAGGGGCAATTGCCCGGCTGA
- a CDS encoding type III effector, which translates to MNGIQRTPQGAQPVASTSANTVNDTDAGHGAGRVAALSPALVQAEVTLIADYLKQHVFSAHYQNLKTAPPGASQAALDDINQHNEGVTRHNAQLNDIATSRARVLQREGETLSDIADTLAKGEKFDRLATHTSSAFRAIPFAAATALQYARPQINKGDWLPTPLKPLTPLISGALSGVMDQVGTGVMNRVTGDNQFLKTTPDKLHDAMATSQRLHAPGLVRQSVDMGVAIQGYTARNAARTVMATALAGHPKAQGAMDTAISTVGGLGANAVFGNRLQATEHRDHQRGGAYVFGRKDAEAKPLDEETEWLDAYKGIKNASYSGAAVNAGKRLAGMPIDILTDSSKAVRSLVSATSLTQNGLALAGGFAGVGKLQELATKNLSNPYAKTVVSQLTNTAASAAVFAGWTTAGVMTDPATKGAEAFLQNTVKGAASTSASFVGDKSVAGAKAVGRGASETVSTTGAALRAQYENHVRRRERERDVEGEGGMEMA; encoded by the coding sequence ATGAATGGAATCCAGAGAACCCCCCAAGGCGCTCAGCCGGTCGCCAGCACGTCGGCGAACACCGTCAACGACACCGACGCAGGGCATGGCGCGGGGCGGGTTGCCGCGTTGTCTCCGGCGCTGGTGCAAGCGGAAGTCACGCTGATCGCCGATTACCTGAAACAGCACGTTTTTTCTGCCCATTACCAGAATTTGAAAACGGCTCCTCCCGGCGCCAGCCAAGCGGCGCTGGATGACATCAACCAACATAACGAAGGCGTGACCCGGCATAACGCGCAGCTCAACGACATCGCCACCAGCCGTGCCCGCGTGTTGCAGCGGGAGGGCGAAACCCTGAGCGACATCGCCGACACCCTGGCCAAGGGCGAGAAGTTCGACCGGCTGGCAACTCACACGTCCAGCGCGTTCCGTGCGATTCCGTTCGCCGCCGCGACGGCGTTGCAGTACGCCCGCCCCCAGATCAACAAGGGCGACTGGCTGCCGACGCCACTCAAACCTCTGACGCCGCTGATTTCTGGGGCGCTGTCGGGTGTCATGGATCAGGTGGGCACCGGGGTGATGAACCGGGTGACCGGCGATAATCAATTCCTCAAGACCACGCCTGACAAGCTGCATGATGCAATGGCGACCTCCCAGCGGCTGCACGCACCGGGGCTGGTCAGGCAGAGCGTCGACATGGGCGTGGCGATTCAGGGCTACACCGCCCGTAACGCAGCGCGTACGGTCATGGCCACCGCGCTGGCGGGGCATCCCAAGGCACAGGGCGCGATGGACACCGCAATCTCGACGGTCGGCGGACTCGGGGCGAATGCCGTATTCGGCAACCGGTTGCAAGCCACGGAACACCGTGACCATCAGCGCGGTGGGGCCTATGTGTTCGGCCGTAAAGACGCCGAGGCCAAGCCGCTGGACGAAGAAACGGAATGGCTCGACGCCTATAAGGGCATCAAGAACGCCAGCTATTCGGGGGCGGCGGTCAATGCGGGCAAACGCCTCGCGGGCATGCCTATCGACATCCTGACCGACAGCAGCAAAGCCGTGCGCAGCCTGGTCTCGGCCACCAGCCTGACCCAGAACGGGCTGGCGTTGGCGGGTGGGTTCGCGGGCGTGGGCAAGTTGCAGGAATTGGCGACCAAAAACCTCAGTAATCCTTATGCGAAGACCGTTGTCAGCCAGTTGACCAACACTGCTGCATCGGCCGCCGTGTTTGCTGGCTGGACCACCGCAGGCGTGATGACCGATCCGGCCACCAAAGGCGCCGAGGCCTTCCTGCAAAACACCGTCAAGGGTGCGGCGTCCACCTCGGCGTCGTTTGTGGGCGACAAGAGCGTGGCGGGCGCCAAAGCCGTCGGCCGTGGTGCTTCCGAAACCGTGTCCACAACCGGCGCGGCCTTGCGGGCGCAGTACGAGAATCATGTGCGCCGTCGTGAACGGGAGCGGGATGTTGAGGGGGAAGGGGGGATGGAGATGGCCTGA
- a CDS encoding RidA family protein: MTDRTLIVPDTMTSLVERAGYAPAVSVGDTLYCAGQVGRTADLKVIDDPEQQFIAAWDNLRQVLEAGGCTFEDIVDMTTYHVNMSQHMPVFRDVKNRLFPRGLCAWTCIGVSELAHPGILVEIKCVAVRRRA; this comes from the coding sequence ATGACTGACCGTACGCTGATTGTTCCCGACACCATGACATCCCTCGTTGAACGCGCCGGTTACGCCCCTGCTGTGAGCGTCGGCGACACGTTGTACTGCGCCGGACAAGTCGGCAGAACCGCCGACCTCAAGGTGATCGACGACCCGGAACAACAGTTCATCGCGGCCTGGGACAACCTGCGTCAGGTGCTCGAAGCGGGAGGCTGCACGTTCGAAGACATCGTCGACATGACCACCTACCACGTGAACATGTCGCAGCACATGCCGGTGTTTCGTGACGTAAAAAACCGGCTGTTCCCCCGAGGCCTGTGCGCCTGGACCTGCATCGGCGTGAGCGAACTGGCGCACCCCGGCATCCTGGTGGAAATCAAATGCGTGGCGGTGCGGCGTCGGGCTTGA
- a CDS encoding dihydrofolate reductase family protein encodes MQPYVICHMMSSLDGHALTDGWDRAFKKSAGDLYETLAQTFEFDAWICGRVTMQEIAHDDGYPKGLAKGTIPRTDHFVERNANSYAISIDPHGKVGWKKNEALGSHVVEVLTEGVSDDYLAHLQSVGVSYLFAGKTEIDLQHVVDVLSRQLGCKRLIVEGGPHVSGSFVNAGLVDEVSVLILPLVDGRGEHPASFEVSPDAWKQPAHLKLSSAEVQEGGAVWLRYTRA; translated from the coding sequence ATGCAGCCTTATGTCATTTGCCACATGATGTCGTCCCTCGACGGCCACGCGCTCACCGACGGCTGGGACCGCGCCTTCAAGAAATCCGCGGGCGACCTCTACGAAACGCTGGCCCAGACCTTCGAATTCGATGCCTGGATCTGCGGTCGCGTGACCATGCAGGAAATCGCCCACGATGACGGTTATCCGAAAGGCTTGGCGAAGGGCACGATTCCCCGCACGGATCACTTCGTCGAACGCAATGCCAACAGCTACGCGATCTCCATCGACCCCCACGGCAAGGTGGGCTGGAAGAAAAATGAAGCGCTGGGTTCCCACGTGGTTGAAGTGCTCACTGAAGGCGTCTCGGACGATTACCTCGCGCACCTGCAATCCGTGGGCGTTTCGTACCTGTTTGCGGGAAAAACGGAAATCGACCTCCAGCACGTGGTGGACGTGTTAAGCAGACAACTGGGCTGCAAACGGCTGATCGTCGAGGGTGGGCCCCATGTCAGCGGCTCGTTCGTCAACGCCGGTCTGGTGGACGAAGTGAGTGTGTTGATCTTGCCGCTGGTGGACGGTCGTGGCGAACACCCCGCGTCATTCGAGGTGTCGCCCGACGCCTGGAAACAGCCCGCGCACCTAAAGTTGTCGTCTGCCGAGGTCCAGGAGGGCGGCGCGGTTTGGCTGCGTTACACCAGGGCCTGA